A stretch of the uncultured Desulfobacter sp. genome encodes the following:
- a CDS encoding rhodanese-like domain-containing protein — translation MLKKQYAFFLVVCAMLLCWTGLIFAATECKECEEVAKGKIPAQFLESSLKMLPSGIAVWDVEEAIVALKDKKTKYLWVDTRPGSFLDIGTTKSAVNLVCDLQGEAIPEADAPNAITKDKLLAAMGTIDPDINSVTVIFFCQGPKCHRSYNAALRSVKDYGLGVDQVVWFRGGYPNLEKHILANPKLKRRITKYLRGKVTQ, via the coding sequence ATGTTAAAAAAACAGTATGCTTTTTTCCTGGTAGTGTGTGCCATGCTTCTGTGCTGGACCGGCCTGATTTTCGCAGCCACTGAATGCAAAGAGTGTGAAGAGGTCGCCAAAGGCAAAATTCCCGCACAATTTTTAGAGTCAAGCCTTAAAATGCTTCCCTCCGGTATTGCCGTCTGGGATGTTGAGGAGGCCATTGTCGCTTTGAAAGACAAAAAGACGAAATATCTTTGGGTGGATACAAGGCCTGGATCATTTCTTGATATTGGCACAACAAAAAGTGCCGTAAATCTGGTATGTGATCTCCAGGGGGAGGCCATTCCCGAAGCGGATGCCCCAAATGCCATTACCAAAGATAAACTTTTGGCGGCTATGGGGACAATTGATCCGGATATTAATTCTGTTACCGTTATTTTTTTCTGCCAGGGGCCAAAATGTCACAGGAGCTACAACGCTGCATTAAGATCCGTAAAAGATTACGGACTTGGTGTTGATCAGGTTGTATGGTTCAGAGGCGGTTATCCGAACCTGGAAAAGCATATTCTGGCAAATCCAAAGCTGAAAAGAAGGATTACCAAATATCTGCGTGGCAAGGTGACCCAGTAA
- a CDS encoding MFS transporter, with translation MTIRPRSFTAFIGVATFSKLMLNTARRMVYPFAPELARGLGVPLTAVTSLIAVNQATAVLGPLGALFADRYGNKPVLLLAVLLCFVGCLGIALFPLYGVVLAGLFLAGLAKSLFDPSLQAQIGSQVPYAQRGKFIGITETSWAGATLLTIPAAGVIMSHFSWQTPFKLVAILTFVCFFLLFKLAPGRHRFHGRLSNKEKEMKRVKVNWKTLLKNKKVIGLLIFVFFMSLANDNVFVIYGVWLESACGMSLAEIGMSTVLIGMAEFLAEGGSALFSDRIGLKKSVLMGTAATAVTYMVLPFTASGISMILSGLFSLFLFFEFTLVSSMSLGTELVPEFRAATMAAFFAVAGIGRIIGAFSGGLIWSVYGIRGICILSGFCSVLALFALVAGTRKEPNAHKIIHP, from the coding sequence ATGACAATCCGACCGCGTTCGTTTACCGCATTTATCGGTGTGGCAACGTTCAGCAAACTGATGTTAAATACCGCCCGGCGCATGGTATATCCCTTTGCGCCGGAACTAGCCCGGGGACTTGGGGTTCCTCTGACCGCTGTAACCTCATTGATCGCCGTCAACCAGGCCACGGCCGTACTTGGCCCTTTGGGCGCACTGTTTGCCGACCGCTATGGTAACAAACCTGTATTGCTGCTCGCCGTGCTCCTGTGTTTTGTCGGGTGTCTGGGTATTGCCCTGTTTCCCTTGTATGGTGTGGTCCTGGCGGGGCTGTTCCTGGCAGGGCTTGCCAAAAGCCTGTTTGATCCAAGTCTGCAAGCCCAAATCGGCTCCCAGGTTCCCTATGCCCAACGGGGCAAATTTATCGGCATCACGGAAACCTCCTGGGCCGGAGCCACCCTGTTGACCATCCCCGCAGCCGGCGTTATCATGTCCCATTTTTCCTGGCAAACCCCCTTTAAACTTGTGGCCATCCTTACTTTTGTCTGTTTTTTTCTGCTTTTCAAACTGGCCCCGGGCCGGCACCGTTTCCACGGCCGTCTGTCAAACAAAGAAAAAGAAATGAAACGGGTAAAGGTCAACTGGAAAACACTTTTAAAAAACAAAAAGGTGATCGGTTTACTGATCTTTGTTTTTTTTATGTCCCTGGCCAATGACAATGTGTTTGTGATCTACGGGGTCTGGCTGGAAAGCGCCTGCGGGATGTCCCTGGCCGAAATCGGTATGAGCACAGTCCTGATCGGCATGGCTGAATTTTTAGCCGAAGGGGGCAGTGCCCTTTTTTCCGACAGGATCGGCCTTAAAAAATCGGTACTCATGGGTACAGCGGCCACCGCAGTTACGTATATGGTGCTTCCTTTCACCGCATCAGGCATATCCATGATTCTGTCCGGCCTGTTTTCTCTGTTCCTGTTTTTTGAATTTACGCTTGTCTCTTCCATGAGCCTTGGGACCGAACTTGTGCCTGAATTCAGGGCAGCCACCATGGCTGCATTTTTTGCCGTAGCCGGAATCGGCAGGATCATCGGAGCATTTTCAGGAGGGCTTATCTGGTCTGTTTACGGCATCAGAGGCATCTGTATTTTATCCGGATTTTGTTCTGTTCTGGCTCTGTTCGCACTGGTGGCAGGAACCCGAAAAGAACCCAACGCCCATAAAATAATACACCCCTAA
- a CDS encoding cytochrome c biogenesis protein CcdA, with protein sequence MLTQTITFPAAFAAGLLSFLSPCVLPLIPAYFSFITGLSLDELTADDKAIRKKVILSTLAYVAGFSFIFILFGASASFLGGLASQYSWVVRYVGGGIILIFGLHLLGIINIKSFQFERKFHFKETPFHLFGTFLIGMAFGAGWSPCIGPMLGSILIVAGSQDTILKGILLLATYSAGMALPFIVISIFINSMLSFMKKATRAMGIINKCAGGLLIVIGLLLIFDKFRLLAAF encoded by the coding sequence ATGCTGACACAGACTATTACATTCCCTGCAGCGTTTGCGGCAGGACTTCTGTCCTTTCTCTCCCCTTGTGTACTGCCGTTGATCCCGGCCTATTTCAGCTTTATCACAGGGCTCTCTTTAGATGAACTGACCGCTGACGACAAAGCGATCCGCAAAAAAGTAATCCTGTCCACCCTGGCCTATGTGGCCGGATTCTCTTTTATTTTTATTTTGTTTGGGGCTTCGGCCTCTTTTCTTGGCGGGCTTGCCTCCCAGTATTCCTGGGTTGTGCGTTATGTGGGCGGCGGCATCATCCTGATCTTCGGGCTGCACCTGCTGGGTATTATCAACATTAAAAGTTTTCAGTTTGAGCGCAAATTTCACTTCAAAGAAACCCCCTTTCATCTGTTTGGCACATTTTTGATCGGCATGGCCTTTGGCGCCGGTTGGAGCCCTTGTATCGGCCCGATGCTGGGCAGCATTCTCATTGTGGCAGGCAGCCAGGACACAATACTCAAAGGCATTCTGCTGTTGGCAACCTATTCTGCGGGCATGGCTTTGCCGTTTATTGTGATATCCATTTTCATCAACTCCATGCTCAGTTTCATGAAAAAGGCCACCCGGGCTATGGGCATCATTAATAAATGTGCCGGTGGGCTTCTTATTGTCATTGGTCTGCTTTTGATTTTTGACAAATTCCGGCTTCTTGCAGCCTTTTAA
- a CDS encoding diguanylate cyclase, with product MKCINLVYKNTDDLMKIRNELNGYSPENILIQVFCGISDLDKVNHLRSLLCKLFPGSVVIGASSAGEILGATVVERSVVISFTAFEKTKVASALIPHNDDLQAGGKEMGNALKDKEANVIIVFGCGTKDGNFINAFPFLEALRREFDNIVIAGGMAGGYNELASRVFVFTEQNITEHGFAAATLSGPNLCVNTAHNLSWTPIGKTMTVTQAEGHRLHSIDNKSVKDIYLQYLGIEPHPSSVYLVNHFPLMFKRGGMHVTNPVWSINPDGSFNVLKQFHNGEKVRFSYCDAGLQEEGAGRMGRELAGYEPDAFFVYSCEYRKTLFEDDIVVDMAALKCSPCSAGFFTFGECYTDKKNKLRFLHQTMTVLALSESDTCKIFYEEETCAEKIELPKANLRRFRILKSMSHLVSSTTQELEEKNRLLEKLANKDGLTGLFNRRFFDDTLAHRLKEHSRTKAPLSLILMDVDFFKQFNDQYGHVAGDDCLRVIATLLKKLMRRDADMAFRYGGEEFSCILPATAHPGALKTAETIRSGVENLAIPHKTSKVAELITVSLGVITLTDDRKISAQALTDACDQLLYEAKHGGRNRLQGRNLIDTDNNI from the coding sequence ATGAAATGTATCAATCTTGTCTATAAAAATACAGACGATTTAATGAAAATTAGGAACGAATTAAACGGTTATTCACCTGAAAATATTCTTATTCAGGTGTTTTGCGGTATTTCAGATTTAGACAAGGTGAACCATCTTCGATCGCTGCTTTGTAAACTGTTTCCCGGTAGTGTTGTCATCGGTGCAAGCTCGGCCGGGGAAATTTTAGGTGCAACAGTTGTGGAACGATCTGTTGTAATCAGCTTCACGGCCTTTGAAAAAACCAAAGTGGCATCTGCGTTAATCCCCCATAATGATGATTTACAAGCCGGGGGTAAAGAGATGGGAAATGCGCTCAAAGACAAAGAAGCAAACGTGATCATTGTCTTTGGCTGCGGCACCAAAGATGGAAATTTTATCAATGCCTTCCCTTTTCTTGAGGCCTTAAGACGCGAGTTTGACAATATTGTCATTGCCGGCGGCATGGCCGGTGGATATAACGAGTTGGCAAGCCGGGTGTTTGTGTTTACGGAACAGAACATCACTGAACACGGGTTTGCTGCGGCAACACTCTCAGGGCCCAATTTATGTGTTAACACGGCCCATAATTTAAGCTGGACGCCCATTGGGAAAACAATGACGGTCACCCAGGCAGAAGGTCACAGGCTCCACAGCATTGATAATAAATCCGTCAAAGATATATATCTGCAGTATCTGGGCATTGAACCCCATCCGTCATCTGTATACCTGGTGAATCATTTCCCTCTTATGTTTAAAAGAGGCGGCATGCATGTAACCAATCCGGTCTGGTCTATAAATCCTGACGGTTCTTTTAACGTACTGAAACAATTTCATAACGGAGAGAAGGTGCGTTTCAGTTATTGTGATGCAGGTCTCCAGGAGGAGGGGGCCGGACGGATGGGAAGAGAACTGGCCGGATATGAGCCTGATGCATTTTTCGTGTACTCCTGTGAATACAGAAAAACGCTTTTTGAAGATGATATTGTGGTCGATATGGCTGCCTTGAAGTGCAGCCCCTGCTCGGCCGGTTTTTTTACTTTTGGCGAATGCTATACCGATAAAAAAAATAAGCTGCGTTTTCTACATCAGACGATGACCGTTCTGGCCCTGTCCGAATCAGACACCTGCAAAATATTTTACGAAGAAGAAACTTGTGCTGAAAAAATCGAACTGCCAAAAGCAAATTTAAGACGATTCAGAATTTTAAAATCCATGAGCCACCTTGTGAGCAGCACGACCCAGGAACTGGAAGAAAAAAACAGACTGCTTGAAAAACTTGCCAACAAGGATGGCCTGACAGGACTTTTTAACCGCCGTTTTTTCGATGACACCCTGGCGCATCGCCTTAAAGAGCACAGCCGCACTAAGGCGCCTTTGTCCCTGATCTTAATGGATGTTGATTTTTTCAAACAGTTCAATGATCAATACGGCCATGTGGCCGGAGACGACTGTCTGCGCGTAATCGCAACGCTCCTTAAAAAACTGATGAGACGGGATGCTGATATGGCATTTCGTTACGGGGGAGAGGAGTTTAGTTGTATTCTGCCGGCTACGGCTCATCCAGGTGCGTTAAAAACAGCGGAAACCATCAGATCCGGGGTTGAAAACCTGGCCATTCCCCACAAGACATCAAAGGTCGCCGAGTTAATAACTGTCAGTTTGGGCGTCATCACCCTGACCGACGATCGGAAGATCTCTGCCCAGGCGCTGACTGATGCCTGCGACCAGCTGCTCTATGAAGCCAAACATGGGGGTAGGAACCGTTTGCAAGGCAGAAATTTGATAGACACAGACAATAATATATGA